From Haemorhous mexicanus isolate bHaeMex1 chromosome 1, bHaeMex1.pri, whole genome shotgun sequence, one genomic window encodes:
- the TIMM21 gene encoding mitochondrial import inner membrane translocase subunit Tim21, translating to MPGVLPRTLPASLGRGCLGRWLLATRGWALLGAGARSRSCSCLGWRHQPPLLLGAARRSFGTQAGGLKAAKPGGNSKDVSVQRALNEETLVSAAQKVKEAGRDFTYFIVVLVGIGVTGGLFYVIFKELFSSSSPNKIYGDALEKCRSHPEIIGVFGDSIKGYGEATRRGRRQHVSHIEYVKDGLKHMRLKFYIEGTESGKQGTVHVEVKENLETGRFEVRYIFVDVETYPRRTIVIEDNR from the exons ATGCCCGGCGTGCTGCCCCGGACTCTGCCCGCCTCCCTCGGGCGGGGCTGCCTGGGCCGCTGGCTGCTCGCCACTCGCGGGTGGGCGCTCCTGGGGGCCGGCGCCCGGTCCcggtcctgctcctgcctggggtggCGGCAccagcccccactgctgctcGGGGCCGCCCGTCGGAGCTTCGGGACGCAGGCGGGAGGGCTGAAAGCTGCAAAACCTGGCGGTAATAGCAAAGATGTGTCCGTGCAAAGGGCGCTCAACGAGGAAACGCTGGTGTCGGCGGCTCAGAAAG TGAAAGAAGCTGGAAGAGACTTTACCTATTTTATTGTGGTGCTTGTTGGAATTGGTGTTacag GTGGTTTGTTCTATGTGATTTTTAAAGAGCTATTCTCTTCTTCTAGTCCAAATAAGATCTATGGAGATGCCTTGGAGAAATGCAGATCTCATCCTGAG ATAATTGGTGTTTTTGGTGACTCTATCAAAGGTTATGGAGAGGCAACAAGAAGAGGAAGACGACAGCATGTCAG TCACATTGAATACGTAAAGGATGGACTGAAACACATGCGTTTGAAGTTCTATATTGAGGGCACTGAATCAGGGAAACAGGGAACAGTCCATGTGGAAGTCAAAGAG aatcTTGAAACAGGAAGATTCGAGGTTCGCTACATATTTGTGGATGTTGAGACCTATCCGAGAAGAACCATTGTCATAGAGGACAACAGATAG